The genomic stretch ACAGTGGTTCTCCATCCATGGTGACAACCCCGCTGACAGCGCCAAGGTCTACCTTGTCTCCGCCCCCACATCCCACACAACAGCTTACTGTGAGTAGTGTCAGAAGGATGTGTGAAGGCAATCCATAAACACGTTTCATTCAACCGTTCCTGTTTAAGTTAGATCTTAAGTTGGTAACTCTTTTTCAGTGGTTTCTATTTCAAATGAAAAGAGCCATGTAGAACTGGCTTTGTGCGCCAGGCTTGAAATCAGCCCATATAACGAGAATCCCCGGTTCTATCAGACATTGATAGAACCGGGAAATAGAGTGTTTTAGAACTCAAGGTGAATCGGGAAAACGCTTACCATTCACCGAGTACGTTTTTGTCATTGATGGCAGCCAGGTATACCAGGGTGTTCCCATCGGTGTTTTCACTGACAAACCGAACACTACCGTCACCGAGAACAAAGTGGCATCCGCCTTCATGTGAACTGCTCAATGACCATGCATAGGCAAGCCCATCGTTTTGATTAATGCCATTGATCAAATAGATGGTAGAAGGGGTTGGTGTGGCAGTGGCACCTTGCCAGGTACGCATTAAAGCCGTGTGATAAGGCCAGTTGCCAATGTTTCCTGCTGTTGCATGGACATAAGAATGTGAACCAATCCAGATAGCGCCGGAATGACGACCTTCGGTGGTTCTTTCACCAATCAAAATGGTATTACTGGCACCGTCAGTAATGTCACGCAGGCGTTTGCTTGTGTGATGATTCCAGGCTGATGAATAACAGCGGCCTTGTCCGTTTGCGGGATTGATATCACAGGGTGAGTGAATCGCTGGATAATTCGACTTGCCCCAGGAACCAATATTCGAATTGATTCCCTCCATTGGGTCGGAAGGGCAGTTAAAGGCCGGAAGCACTGTCTTGGCGAGGGCAGGCTGTAATGGGTTTCCACCAGTAGGCTGCCGCCAGGGAGCATCCATATTGATTTTGTTATAGAGCGGTGTCTGATCCATGAAGGGAAGGATCATGGTGCTCCAGGCAAGGTAGCTTTCCGTGGGAATGTCGTCAGCAGCGGTTCGTCTGCTTTCTACTTCCATTTGAGGGAAAGTCCGGTGTGTGTCGTGATAGTTATGTAACGCCAGACCAATCTGCTTCAGATTGTTTTTGCAGGTAGATCGTCGCGCTGCTTCACGGGCCTGTTGTACTGCTGGTAGCAGCAGGGCGATCAGGATCGCGATGATCGCGATCACAACCAGCAACTCAATCAGGGTAAAACCTCGTTTTTGTTTTGTGAGCCGTTTCATCTTCACCTCCGGAGATTAAGTGGATTAAGAGAAATATAGAACTTCTCTTACTCTCATCTGGAGCTCATCCAGTCTCAGAGTGAAGTGAAAATCAGCGCACACAACGCGGGAAACGAAAGAAAGGGGATTCACCTATGCGAACGCAATTTTCAGACAGGAATTAAGAGCGACTTTGGAGTTCAGACAAGAGTAAAGAATAAATACTACGCCACATTAACTGCCAGAATCGACAGGAATAGACTCACTAAAACGGGGCGAATGCCCTCAATTACAGATTGGATTGTTTCATTTAAAACCAAAGACAAAATTTGTCAACAATTTTTTGAAAATTCAAAAACGATCATCCTGCATCCGGACAGCTATCTTATGTGATTACTTGTGTTTAAAGACCGATGAATATTTTTGAGGTTTTTTCCTCATCAATTAGGATGCGTTGGATAAAGTTTCGTATCACACGCTTCTCATCAATATCCAAAGCAAACAAGAGTTCAATCTATTGAGAACACGGATGACTCTCCAGGATGGATCATTTATTGATCGATCATTTGTCTGGAAAACTACAAATTCAAAAGCACTCCGCTTGAACAGCCAGTCTGCATCGAGTCCAATCGAAGGTAATAAAACTGAGGCCGGTAAAAAATTAACAACATTGAAAAATGGCTGGTCGAAAAAATAAACAAGGATTAGAAAGCAGGGATAACAATGAGTAGTCGCACAGTGATCTGGAAGATTGTAATGGCAGGTCTGTTACCGATCTCATTTCTGGGTGCTGCTGAGCAATCAGCTGATTCGCTGGTGAAGCAAGGCAAAGCCACACGTACGCTGCAGCTGCCTCCTGCGAAGGACAATCCCCGCAACAGTGAAGGGGACTTCATCACCCTCAAAGATGGTCGCATCCTGTTTGTCTACACCCATTTTACCGATGGGGCCGCCGATCACTCTTCCGCTTTCCTGGCCGGACGTTACTCCTCTGATGGCGGTAAAACCTGGACCGCAGAAGATGAAACGATCATGCCGAACGACGCGCAGCAGAATATCATGTCGGTTTCACTGCTGCGTCTGCAGGATGGTGCGATCGCGCTGTTCTATCTGCGGAAGAACTCCATTCATGATCTCCGACCGGTGATGCGGATCAGCCGTGACGAAGCAGCTACCTGGAGTGAAGCGACCGAAATCATTCCTGCATCAGAAGTCGGTTACTATGTCATGAATAATGATCGGGTGATTCAGTTACAGGATGGTCGACTGGTACTGCCTTTAGCGTTACACCAGAATCTGCCTGGTTCGAACCGCTTCAATCCCAATGCCCGTTTTCTCTGCTACTATTCTGATGACCTGGGAAAGAGCTGGCACCGCGGCCAGGCAGCCGAAGTCGAGACGCAACCCGAGAAGAAACATCCTTATATGCAGGAGCCGGGAATCGTTCAGCTTAAAGACGGAACGGTTATGGGGTTCTGCCGCACGAATGGTGGTAGCCAGTATGTGGCCACATCGAAAGATGGTGGTAAAACATTCTCCACACTCAAACCTTCGCAGATCATCTCGCCCGTTTCACCCGCGTCGATTGAGCGTATTCCCTCGACTGGGGATCTACTGCTGGTCTGGAATAACCATCAGGACATTCAACCGGCATTACGCGGTAAACGGACTCCCCTGACGATCGCGATCTCGAAGGATGAGGGGCAGACCTGGGAACTCGTCCAGAATGTGGAAGACAATCCAAACGGGTGGTACTGCTATACCGCGATTGAATTTACAAAAGATGGTGTGCTGCTCGGACATTGTGCCGGAGACCGAACAAAGAACAATGGTCTGGCAGAATCACAG from Gimesia chilikensis encodes the following:
- a CDS encoding DUF1559 domain-containing protein, translating into MKRLTKQKRGFTLIELLVVIAIIAILIALLLPAVQQAREAARRSTCKNNLKQIGLALHNYHDTHRTFPQMEVESRRTAADDIPTESYLAWSTMILPFMDQTPLYNKINMDAPWRQPTGGNPLQPALAKTVLPAFNCPSDPMEGINSNIGSWGKSNYPAIHSPCDINPANGQGRCYSSAWNHHTSKRLRDITDGASNTILIGERTTEGRHSGAIWIGSHSYVHATAGNIGNWPYHTALMRTWQGATATPTPSTIYLINGINQNDGLAYAWSLSSSHEGGCHFVLGDGSVRFVSENTDGNTLVYLAAINDKNVLGEW
- a CDS encoding sialidase family protein, yielding MSSRTVIWKIVMAGLLPISFLGAAEQSADSLVKQGKATRTLQLPPAKDNPRNSEGDFITLKDGRILFVYTHFTDGAADHSSAFLAGRYSSDGGKTWTAEDETIMPNDAQQNIMSVSLLRLQDGAIALFYLRKNSIHDLRPVMRISRDEAATWSEATEIIPASEVGYYVMNNDRVIQLQDGRLVLPLALHQNLPGSNRFNPNARFLCYYSDDLGKSWHRGQAAEVETQPEKKHPYMQEPGIVQLKDGTVMGFCRTNGGSQYVATSKDGGKTFSTLKPSQIISPVSPASIERIPSTGDLLLVWNNHQDIQPALRGKRTPLTIAISKDEGQTWELVQNVEDNPNGWYCYTAIEFTKDGVLLGHCAGDRTKNNGLAESQITLIPLSAIYGKD